A section of the Marinoscillum sp. 108 genome encodes:
- a CDS encoding class I SAM-dependent RNA methyltransferase, protein MKIHIKTLFGLEEILAEEVRKIGGQNVEVQKRSVSCEGDMHFLYSANLNLRTALKVLVPVYNFTARTEQQLYDQVMRHDWSKYLNINQTFAIDNTVFSEFFRHSQYAALKTKDAIVDQFRNRTGKRPSVDIKTPDIQFDLYGFKDQFTISLDSSGDTLNRRGYREPGHEAPLNEVLGAGLLHLAGWNKSIPLIDPMCGTGTILIEAAMMGQNIPPQINRHDFGFKNWSNFHPTVWNQVVSEAKAGIRKAQLNITGGDIDGDAVLMVNKSLRKFKLSDSVTVTRQDVRDHRPKTPDGMIISNPPYGERIGRENTNDFYKSIGDVLKNNFTGFDAWLMSSNMEAFKHIKLRASKKIVLFNGPLECKFQKYEMYRGSKEEAK, encoded by the coding sequence ATGAAAATACACATAAAAACACTTTTTGGGCTGGAGGAGATACTGGCGGAAGAAGTCAGGAAAATAGGTGGGCAAAATGTGGAAGTACAGAAACGATCCGTCTCCTGCGAGGGTGACATGCACTTTCTCTACAGCGCCAACCTGAACCTGCGTACCGCTCTGAAGGTACTGGTACCCGTGTACAACTTCACAGCCCGCACAGAGCAGCAGCTTTACGACCAGGTGATGCGGCATGACTGGTCTAAGTACCTGAACATCAACCAGACTTTTGCCATTGACAACACGGTGTTTTCAGAGTTCTTCAGGCACTCTCAGTATGCCGCACTGAAGACCAAAGATGCCATAGTAGATCAGTTCAGAAACCGCACAGGTAAGCGGCCTTCCGTGGACATCAAAACCCCGGACATTCAGTTTGACCTGTATGGCTTCAAAGATCAGTTTACCATCTCACTGGACAGCTCCGGAGACACGCTGAACCGACGTGGCTACCGTGAGCCGGGACATGAGGCTCCTCTCAATGAAGTGCTGGGTGCTGGCCTCCTCCACCTGGCAGGGTGGAATAAGTCTATTCCGCTGATCGACCCCATGTGTGGCACAGGCACCATCCTGATAGAAGCTGCAATGATGGGCCAAAACATTCCGCCACAGATCAACCGACATGATTTCGGGTTTAAAAACTGGAGCAACTTCCACCCTACCGTTTGGAACCAGGTGGTATCAGAAGCCAAAGCCGGCATCCGTAAGGCGCAGCTGAACATCACGGGGGGAGACATAGATGGAGATGCGGTACTGATGGTGAACAAATCGCTGCGAAAGTTTAAGCTCAGCGACTCGGTGACGGTCACCCGACAGGATGTACGGGATCACCGACCCAAAACACCCGATGGCATGATCATCAGCAACCCACCCTATGGGGAGCGGATAGGCCGCGAAAACACCAACGACTTTTACAAATCCATAGGCGATGTGCTCAAAAACAATTTTACGGGATTTGATGCGTGGCTGATGAGCTCCAACATGGAGGCATTCAAGCACATCAAACTGAGGGCATCCAAGAAGATTGTGCTCTTCAATGGTCCTCTGGAGTGTAAGTTTCAGAAGTACGAGATGTACAGAGGAAGTAAGGAGGAGGCTAAGTAA
- a CDS encoding type IV toxin-antitoxin system AbiEi family antitoxin → MQREIVNIALENLEKETGITGKWTDRNDIDGEVDFVINDENFHYYVEVKTEVRPHQVNQLLKYQKQFNNVLLIAERIFPKVKTELRELNIPYLETNGNVFIKKDSFWLWIDTNRREETKKETGNRAFTKTGLKVLFYLLLHKDNVNHPQRLIAEETGVALGNIPLVMNGLKDTGYLLQRDRKTYIWERKEELIDRWITEYEITLKPQLLIGRFHLPTHWQELELNEFEEAWGGEPAGDILTNYLRPEQYILFTKKNRTDFIKTYKLRPDQKGELELFEMFWGMNQEKQHQTAPPLLVYADLKLKNNKRCRETAEMIWNEHIRPNI, encoded by the coding sequence ATGCAAAGGGAAATAGTAAATATTGCACTTGAAAACCTCGAAAAAGAAACGGGGATCACCGGAAAGTGGACTGACAGGAATGATATAGATGGTGAAGTTGACTTTGTGATAAATGATGAGAATTTCCATTATTATGTCGAAGTAAAAACGGAAGTGCGACCTCATCAGGTTAATCAGCTCCTCAAATATCAAAAGCAATTCAATAATGTGCTTTTAATCGCAGAACGGATTTTCCCAAAGGTTAAAACCGAGCTTCGTGAACTAAACATCCCCTATCTGGAAACCAATGGAAATGTTTTTATTAAGAAGGATTCATTCTGGCTTTGGATAGATACAAATAGAAGGGAAGAAACAAAAAAGGAAACCGGTAATAGAGCTTTTACCAAAACAGGATTAAAGGTTTTATTCTATTTATTACTCCATAAGGACAATGTAAATCACCCTCAAAGATTGATAGCCGAAGAAACAGGGGTTGCTTTAGGCAATATTCCACTTGTCATGAACGGGCTGAAGGATACAGGGTATCTTCTTCAAAGAGATCGAAAAACGTATATATGGGAGAGGAAGGAAGAATTAATTGATAGATGGATCACTGAATATGAAATCACCTTAAAACCTCAGCTTTTGATTGGAAGATTTCATCTGCCAACTCATTGGCAGGAATTGGAATTAAATGAGTTTGAAGAAGCATGGGGAGGTGAGCCGGCAGGAGATATTCTGACTAACTATTTGCGTCCAGAACAATACATTCTTTTCACAAAAAAGAACCGAACAGATTTCATTAAGACTTACAAATTAAGACCTGATCAGAAAGGTGAATTGGAGCTATTTGAAATGTTTTGGGGTATGAATCAAGAGAAGCAACATCAAACAGCACCTCCATTACTAGTATATGCGGATCTAAAGTTGAAAAATAATAAGCGATGCAGAGAAACTGCTGAAATGATATGGAATGAGCACATCAGGCCAAACATATAA
- a CDS encoding group III truncated hemoglobin, whose product MRPIIQIEDIKLLVDCFYGKVQEDELLAPIFNGRIADKWPEHMEKMYRFWQTVLLGEHTYLGSPFAPHAHLPVDHTHFERWLQLFYETIDGLFEGEKAEEAKWRAGKMAEMFQLKIAYRQQHGLT is encoded by the coding sequence ATGAGACCAATCATACAAATTGAAGACATCAAATTACTAGTAGACTGCTTCTACGGAAAGGTGCAGGAGGATGAGCTGCTTGCTCCCATATTCAATGGGCGCATCGCCGACAAATGGCCAGAGCACATGGAGAAAATGTATCGCTTCTGGCAGACAGTTTTGCTAGGAGAGCATACCTATCTGGGGAGCCCTTTTGCTCCTCACGCGCACTTACCTGTGGATCATACTCATTTCGAGCGTTGGCTCCAGCTTTTCTATGAGACCATTGATGGGCTCTTTGAAGGAGAAAAGGCCGAAGAGGCCAAATGGAGAGCTGGTAAAATGGCTGAAATGTTTCAACTGAAAATTGCCTATCGACAGCAACATGGCTTAACCTAA
- a CDS encoding hemerythrin domain-containing protein, whose amino-acid sequence MPLKRHKSLQPLSHEHHHSLLLCWKIRMGFRKQIELKRIKRYTDWYFHQHISPHFSLEEQHLFPILGMDHPSVKKALAEHRRLKRLFTDEHEFKKNLSRIEEELESHIRFEERVLFQEIQLQISKHQLELPAILHQELPYEENTSDPFWE is encoded by the coding sequence ATGCCCCTGAAACGTCATAAATCCCTGCAACCTCTCAGCCACGAACATCATCACAGCCTGCTCCTTTGCTGGAAAATAAGAATGGGTTTTCGTAAGCAGATAGAGCTGAAGCGGATCAAGCGCTATACAGACTGGTATTTCCATCAGCACATCAGCCCCCACTTCTCCCTGGAAGAACAGCACCTCTTCCCTATTTTGGGTATGGATCATCCTTCAGTAAAGAAAGCGCTAGCCGAGCATCGCAGACTCAAAAGATTGTTTACGGATGAGCATGAGTTCAAAAAGAACCTGAGCCGGATAGAGGAAGAACTCGAAAGTCACATCCGATTTGAGGAGCGGGTGCTCTTTCAGGAGATTCAACTACAGATCTCCAAACATCAGCTTGAACTCCCGGCAATCCTTCATCAGGAACTGCCATACGAAGAAAACACAAGTGACCCTTTTTGGGAATAA
- a CDS encoding DUF1684 domain-containing protein → MNVKYLICALFLGYGLTTLAQSTYEAEIRQWQKELNEEFSDPDSSPLTAKEIKKFKGLEFYPINEAYRVEATLEILQNQQPFTIPTSSQQQKVFVKYAIARFELLGQAFEFPLYQSLQLQQSEEYKDYLFAPFTDETNGFETYGGGRYMDLRIPEGNTLMIDFNKAYNPSCAYSPNYNCPIPPRENDLTLEVKAGVKAWEDH, encoded by the coding sequence ATGAACGTCAAATATCTGATCTGCGCGCTTTTCCTAGGCTATGGACTCACCACCCTGGCCCAATCTACCTACGAAGCTGAGATCCGCCAATGGCAAAAAGAGCTCAATGAAGAGTTTTCTGATCCTGACAGCTCTCCATTGACAGCCAAAGAAATCAAGAAATTCAAAGGGCTGGAGTTTTACCCCATCAATGAGGCCTACCGCGTAGAAGCCACACTGGAAATTCTACAAAACCAGCAGCCCTTTACCATCCCTACCAGCTCGCAGCAGCAAAAGGTATTTGTGAAGTACGCCATTGCGCGCTTTGAGCTCCTGGGCCAGGCATTTGAGTTTCCGCTCTACCAGAGTCTGCAACTGCAGCAGTCTGAAGAATACAAAGACTATCTGTTTGCACCCTTCACGGATGAGACCAATGGATTTGAGACCTATGGCGGAGGCCGGTACATGGACCTGAGAATTCCTGAGGGCAATACCCTTATGATCGATTTTAACAAAGCCTATAATCCGAGCTGTGCCTACAGCCCCAACTACAACTGCCCGATACCCCCACGCGAAAATGACCTGACGCTGGAAGTCAAAGCCGGGGTAAAGGCCTGGGAAGACCACTAA
- a CDS encoding thioredoxin family protein, whose amino-acid sequence MSKSIFYHAGCPVCVSAEHDILNLLNPKEVEVIHLGEDKTKIGDAEKIGVKSVPALVTPNGHVLHINFGASMADVKG is encoded by the coding sequence ATGAGTAAATCCATCTTTTATCATGCGGGATGTCCCGTTTGTGTCAGCGCAGAACATGACATCCTCAACCTACTTAATCCCAAAGAAGTTGAAGTAATCCATTTGGGTGAAGACAAAACAAAAATCGGTGATGCCGAAAAAATCGGAGTGAAATCCGTCCCTGCATTGGTGACGCCAAATGGCCATGTTTTACACATCAACTTTGGCGCAAGCATGGCTGATGTAAAAGGCTGA
- a CDS encoding thioredoxin family protein, with protein MSKSFFFSAFVLLITHCAAAQDGVKFSDLSWAEALDQSKKSGKLIFLEGYADWSQPCAILEKYTFTDREVGAFFNSNFINIRMDMEDIAGAVLAEEYEVSSFPVLLFLDGNGEVVHRGCGAVETDELMTLGKAALGAGSLSEMEQHFEDGERSLDFLVDYSLMLADACLNRTKLVETFFSELPHSKWMEESAWAMINLNVSDPYSEPFQYLMAYHDMYGLKYGKDTVDQKIHDVMLDQLIAIYEGEDLTLFATQALRQLMSEVDFDKKGELQSLVNLKAADLKANWPVYAENAVKVVQEQQVEDPDQLNEFAWKFYLFVDNEDHLSQAKNWMRGVVDRYPSATYYDSYASLLFKLGEKKEAVKYSEKALQAAEIELEDLMYYKNQLKFFTEGQ; from the coding sequence ATGAGTAAATCATTTTTTTTCTCTGCATTTGTCCTTTTAATTACCCATTGCGCTGCTGCGCAGGATGGGGTGAAATTCAGTGACCTGTCATGGGCTGAGGCACTGGATCAATCCAAAAAGTCCGGAAAACTGATTTTCCTGGAGGGGTATGCGGACTGGAGTCAGCCCTGTGCGATTCTCGAGAAGTACACTTTTACGGATAGGGAGGTTGGTGCTTTTTTCAATTCCAACTTCATCAATATCCGCATGGACATGGAAGACATAGCGGGTGCTGTGCTGGCCGAGGAGTATGAAGTGAGCTCTTTTCCGGTGTTGTTGTTTCTGGATGGCAATGGAGAGGTCGTACATCGTGGGTGTGGGGCTGTAGAGACTGATGAATTGATGACCCTGGGTAAGGCCGCTCTCGGGGCGGGTAGCCTTTCCGAAATGGAGCAGCATTTTGAGGATGGGGAGCGTTCGTTAGATTTTTTGGTGGACTACTCGCTCATGCTGGCCGACGCCTGTCTGAATCGGACGAAGCTGGTGGAGACGTTTTTTTCAGAGTTGCCCCATTCCAAATGGATGGAGGAGAGTGCCTGGGCCATGATCAATCTGAATGTGTCGGATCCGTACAGCGAGCCTTTTCAGTACCTGATGGCCTATCACGACATGTATGGACTTAAATATGGAAAAGATACCGTAGATCAGAAGATCCATGACGTCATGTTAGATCAGCTTATCGCCATCTATGAGGGTGAGGACCTCACATTGTTTGCTACTCAGGCACTTCGCCAGCTGATGTCCGAAGTGGATTTTGATAAGAAAGGTGAGTTGCAATCACTGGTGAATCTGAAGGCGGCTGACCTCAAAGCCAACTGGCCGGTGTATGCCGAGAATGCCGTGAAAGTAGTACAGGAGCAGCAAGTGGAGGATCCTGATCAGCTGAACGAGTTTGCCTGGAAATTTTATCTGTTCGTGGACAATGAGGATCACCTCAGCCAGGCCAAAAACTGGATGCGAGGTGTGGTGGATCGTTACCCGAGTGCCACTTATTACGATAGCTATGCATCCCTGCTTTTCAAATTAGGTGAGAAAAAGGAAGCTGTGAAATACAGCGAAAAAGCACTGCAGGCTGCGGAAATTGAACTGGAAGACCTGATGTATTATAAAAACCAACTGAAGTTTTTTACAGAAGGGCAATAA
- a CDS encoding chloride channel protein: MPSNIEVQITHASFGQVEVKGKRKLLNKASILEGASSTNPFVFSRMFLLWAFLGLVGGLIAGVYWITLEFLTHQLSIFQGWQVIPLMAGAGLLAGLIIHFIGDPGEIQLIVNNIRFNKGKLDPKNNPSMILSSLLCVASGGSLGPEAPLVQVTGSTGSWLGKILRLKGEELRSLSIAGMASGFTALFGAPLGGSLFSLEILHHKHVVEHYQAIIPAFVASCFSYVIFAFVVHLGLGPIWDLPAYEIADKFDFALAVFFALFATAVGWGFIFLTKGLKELFQKVVFPIYVKTLIGGIILGTIAFYFPLTRYFGHEQTNHLLEGQFTLSFLVLLLLFKILAISVTVTSGWRGGFIIPLFFTGATLGLIIHHFMPGVSISLTVISCMAAINVCVTRTPLSTTILLASLTGFSYFIPILFASLTGYFLAPKTPFISSQMEESKNHKSA; this comes from the coding sequence TTGCCTTCAAACATTGAAGTACAGATTACTCACGCATCATTTGGCCAAGTGGAAGTAAAGGGAAAAAGAAAGTTATTAAACAAGGCGAGCATACTGGAAGGTGCCAGCTCTACCAATCCGTTCGTATTCAGTCGGATGTTCCTGCTCTGGGCATTTCTAGGCCTGGTGGGTGGGCTCATCGCCGGTGTATACTGGATTACCCTAGAGTTTCTCACACATCAACTATCAATCTTTCAGGGTTGGCAGGTCATTCCGCTGATGGCTGGTGCAGGCTTACTTGCAGGGCTTATCATCCACTTCATCGGGGATCCGGGAGAAATCCAGCTGATTGTCAATAACATCCGATTCAATAAGGGTAAACTTGACCCTAAAAACAACCCTTCCATGATTCTTTCGTCACTCCTGTGTGTGGCTTCCGGAGGAAGTCTGGGACCTGAGGCTCCCCTGGTACAGGTGACAGGGTCCACGGGATCATGGCTGGGGAAAATACTCCGACTGAAGGGAGAAGAGTTGCGCTCACTCAGCATTGCTGGTATGGCCTCAGGATTCACAGCACTCTTTGGAGCACCACTTGGTGGCAGTCTCTTTTCTCTGGAGATACTCCATCACAAACATGTGGTGGAACATTACCAGGCCATCATCCCCGCCTTTGTGGCCAGCTGTTTCAGCTACGTCATCTTTGCCTTTGTGGTTCACCTGGGCCTCGGCCCCATTTGGGATCTCCCTGCCTACGAAATAGCAGACAAATTCGATTTTGCACTGGCAGTGTTCTTTGCCTTGTTTGCCACTGCCGTGGGCTGGGGGTTTATCTTTTTGACCAAAGGGTTGAAAGAACTCTTTCAAAAAGTAGTCTTCCCTATTTATGTAAAAACACTCATCGGAGGGATCATTCTTGGGACCATTGCATTCTATTTTCCTCTGACCCGATACTTTGGGCATGAGCAAACAAACCACTTGCTGGAGGGCCAGTTTACGCTATCGTTTTTAGTACTCCTCCTGTTATTTAAGATTCTCGCCATTTCAGTCACAGTGACCTCCGGGTGGCGAGGTGGCTTTATCATTCCGCTTTTCTTCACGGGGGCCACTCTTGGCCTGATCATCCACCACTTCATGCCCGGAGTGAGTATTTCCCTGACAGTGATCAGCTGCATGGCGGCCATCAATGTGTGCGTCACCCGTACACCACTGAGCACGACCATCCTTTTGGCCTCACTCACGGGATTTTCCTATTTCATCCCCATTCTGTTTGCCAGCCTGACAGGATATTTTCTGGCACCTAAAACTCCTTTTATCTCCTCTCAAATGGAAGAAAGCAAAAATCACAAGAGCGCTTAA
- a CDS encoding MarR family winged helix-turn-helix transcriptional regulator produces the protein MANSVFDTIYQLQNVESKIIVSLERISEAFKVLLWEDSKTHGLTPIQVQILVFCLFHSPDKRKGKRLASELNVTKATISDAVKALEQKGLISKTTETDARSYIIDLTTHGKEVAEKVSFFANPLHSPIERLSEEKKSILLRSLLDLISNLQSAGIISINRMCLSCKYYEPRQEDHYCHLLQKKLSDQELRIDCSEHVSIH, from the coding sequence ATGGCCAATTCCGTTTTTGACACCATCTATCAGCTGCAGAATGTAGAAAGCAAGATCATTGTATCATTAGAGCGCATATCAGAAGCTTTCAAAGTTCTACTATGGGAGGATAGTAAAACCCATGGACTCACGCCAATTCAGGTGCAAATACTGGTTTTTTGTTTGTTTCATTCTCCAGACAAGCGAAAGGGAAAACGACTCGCCTCCGAATTGAACGTCACCAAAGCCACAATCAGCGACGCTGTGAAAGCATTGGAGCAGAAAGGGTTAATCTCAAAAACGACAGAAACAGATGCACGTAGCTACATCATTGACCTTACCACACATGGAAAAGAAGTAGCCGAGAAGGTTTCCTTCTTCGCTAACCCGCTCCATTCACCCATCGAGCGTCTGTCAGAAGAAAAAAAAAGCATCTTATTAAGGAGTTTACTCGACCTTATTTCGAACCTGCAATCTGCTGGCATCATATCTATCAACAGGATGTGTCTTTCATGTAAATACTATGAGCCACGACAAGAGGATCATTATTGTCACCTGCTTCAAAAGAAGCTCTCGGATCAAGAACTTCGTATCGACTGCTCTGAACATGTATCTATTCATTAA
- a CDS encoding mechanosensitive ion channel family protein yields MQADSLAQATKKMAQEIKSEMKAPVEHITEKVDSWMDGFLSMLPNMAVALVLFIIFLICAKAFQKVFLKLFRKSSENQALENLFGTIVYYIVLGTGIFIILGVLQLDKAVTSLLAGVGVVGLALGFAFQDIAANFVSGIILAFRTPFRIGDIVKIGDYMGAVSRTNLRVSVIRTFQGQEVYIPNKDVLQSPIENFTILGERRIDLAVGVSYGDDLEKVEQLVRETISNLEGVVRKEDLIFTYTAFGDSSINFEVKFWILYPDQPGYLTMLSKAIKAIKSAFDQNDITIPFPIRTLDFGIKGGEKLSAMQLNTGNAPS; encoded by the coding sequence ATGCAAGCCGACTCACTCGCCCAAGCCACCAAAAAGATGGCGCAGGAAATCAAATCTGAAATGAAGGCGCCTGTGGAGCACATCACCGAGAAGGTGGATAGCTGGATGGATGGCTTTCTGTCCATGCTCCCCAACATGGCTGTGGCACTGGTGCTCTTCATCATCTTTTTGATCTGTGCCAAAGCCTTTCAAAAGGTGTTTTTGAAGCTCTTCAGGAAGTCTTCTGAAAACCAGGCACTGGAAAACCTCTTTGGTACGATCGTCTACTACATTGTGCTGGGTACAGGTATTTTCATCATTCTGGGCGTACTCCAGCTGGACAAGGCCGTCACTTCACTGTTGGCCGGTGTGGGGGTGGTGGGGCTGGCCCTCGGGTTTGCCTTTCAGGACATTGCCGCGAACTTTGTATCCGGTATCATCCTCGCCTTCAGGACACCCTTCCGCATAGGGGATATCGTGAAAATAGGTGATTACATGGGTGCCGTCAGTCGGACGAACCTGCGGGTGTCGGTGATCAGGACCTTTCAGGGTCAGGAAGTATACATCCCCAACAAAGATGTGCTGCAGAGTCCTATTGAGAACTTCACCATACTGGGGGAGCGCCGGATAGATCTGGCAGTGGGCGTATCCTATGGTGATGACCTGGAAAAGGTAGAACAACTGGTAAGAGAGACCATCAGCAACCTGGAAGGTGTGGTACGAAAGGAGGACCTCATCTTTACATATACGGCCTTCGGGGATAGCTCCATCAACTTTGAGGTGAAGTTTTGGATACTGTATCCGGATCAGCCGGGGTATCTCACCATGCTGAGCAAGGCGATCAAAGCTATTAAGAGCGCGTTTGATCAGAATGACATCACGATACCATTCCCTATTCGTACGCTGGACTTTGGGATCAAAGGTGGAGAGAAGCTCTCCGCGATGCAGCTGAATACGGGCAATGCACCGAGCTAG
- a CDS encoding LAGLIDADG family homing endonuclease encodes MNWSYISGFFDADGSIQLNRIHRNQLPSPVMTFHNNERVILELIKAFIYDELNVNGTIVTKKKKGYADQFELRYSYFSKFKAIVGELVIHHPRKLKRIEFIQKYQGLSKRNGKYSNQELETIASLLKQWE; translated from the coding sequence ATGAATTGGAGTTATATCTCAGGATTTTTTGATGCTGATGGTTCTATTCAATTGAATAGGATACATAGAAATCAGCTCCCAAGCCCGGTAATGACCTTTCACAACAATGAACGAGTCATCCTGGAGCTTATCAAAGCGTTTATCTATGATGAGCTTAATGTAAACGGTACTATTGTTACCAAGAAGAAAAAAGGATATGCCGATCAGTTTGAACTTAGGTACTCTTACTTTTCAAAATTTAAGGCCATAGTTGGTGAGTTGGTTATTCATCACCCTCGGAAATTGAAGAGAATAGAGTTTATCCAAAAGTATCAAGGTCTGAGTAAGAGAAATGGTAAATATTCTAATCAAGAGCTTGAAACAATAGCATCATTACTTAAGCAATGGGAATAG
- a CDS encoding GreA/GreB family elongation factor, with product MNRRLITIIDYERLLALKELALLTTETSENVRKLYTELMHAHMLKPGYISENAITMNSRILLRELHTGRQIDLTITYPRDSNAMERRVSVFSEIGTALLGKLVGDRVSWKIKDREAHFEILEVLYQPEAVGHFNL from the coding sequence ATGAACAGAAGACTGATAACCATCATTGATTACGAACGGTTACTTGCCCTCAAGGAGCTTGCCCTACTGACCACTGAGACTTCAGAGAATGTGAGAAAGCTCTATACTGAACTGATGCATGCCCACATGCTCAAACCCGGGTACATTTCTGAGAACGCCATCACCATGAACTCAAGAATTCTCTTGCGTGAGTTGCATACCGGCAGGCAGATAGATCTGACCATCACCTACCCCCGAGACTCGAATGCGATGGAACGTAGGGTTTCTGTATTCTCAGAAATCGGAACCGCCCTGCTCGGCAAACTGGTAGGCGATCGGGTTTCATGGAAAATCAAGGACCGAGAAGCCCACTTCGAAATTCTTGAAGTTCTCTACCAGCCCGAGGCTGTGGGTCATTTTAATCTATAA
- a CDS encoding Rrf2 family transcriptional regulator yields MSYIEKHLYLSPATTMFSKACEYGIRATIYVAVQSLEGKRASLKSIAAEIESPVAFTAKILQDLVRKGLMQSVMGPTGGFEMDQQKLDSMKLSQIVDAIDGDSIYKGCGLGMKQCDESKPCPVHDKFAKVRADLREMLESTNLLGLATELETGSTFLKR; encoded by the coding sequence TTGTCCTATATAGAAAAACATCTATATTTGTCTCCTGCAACGACTATGTTTTCAAAAGCATGTGAATATGGAATCCGGGCCACAATCTACGTGGCGGTACAGTCCCTTGAGGGAAAGCGGGCAAGCCTCAAGAGCATTGCTGCGGAGATAGAATCTCCTGTAGCATTTACCGCTAAAATATTACAGGACCTGGTTCGTAAGGGACTGATGCAGTCTGTGATGGGGCCTACCGGAGGGTTTGAAATGGACCAGCAAAAGCTGGACAGCATGAAACTAAGCCAGATAGTAGACGCCATAGATGGAGACTCCATCTACAAGGGTTGTGGGCTTGGAATGAAACAATGCGACGAGTCTAAGCCCTGCCCCGTTCATGACAAATTCGCCAAAGTGCGTGCTGACCTGCGAGAAATGCTCGAAAGCACGAACCTCCTCGGACTGGCCACCGAACTGGAAACCGGGAGCACGTTTTTGAAACGCTGA